In Prescottella soli, a genomic segment contains:
- a CDS encoding phytoene desaturase family protein — translation MMDAIVVGSGHNALVSACYLARAGWSVEVLERDTVLGGAVSTVERFPGHRVDRGSSAHIMIRHTGIIEELDLAAHGLRYIDCDPWAFAPAPAGSGRPGIVFHRSLDRTCRSIEESCGAADAEAYRRFVQTWGPRTERVMRAFSAPPTGGHLLRSFWGLDTSGGGSAISREFLTTGDALLDEYFDSEPLKAALAWFGAQSGPPMSEPGTAPMVGFAALMHTLPPGRAVGGSGALTAALASRLESDGGTVTLGDGVTELRRDDDGWTVVTESGRRVRARAIVAGCHVLTTLDLLERGGYDRDTLAGWRRRIRVGPGIGMVLRLGTDALPSYPSAPTGATATSGLQLLVSDRAQLRAAHGAALAGELPPEPAVLAMSFSGIDPTISPAGEHQVTLWSQWHPYALSGGRSWADLGESEADRIVANVDALAPGFADSVRHRFVQTPADIEREMGLIGGNVMHVEMSLDQMFMWRPIPELGAHRVPNADTLYLTGASTHPGGGVSGSSGRSAARVALADARGGRLRRVLRKTFR, via the coding sequence GTGATGGACGCGATCGTCGTCGGCTCGGGCCACAACGCCCTCGTGTCGGCCTGTTACCTCGCTCGCGCGGGTTGGTCGGTGGAGGTTCTCGAACGCGACACCGTGCTCGGTGGCGCGGTCTCGACGGTCGAGCGGTTCCCCGGGCACCGGGTGGACCGAGGATCGTCTGCGCACATCATGATCCGCCACACCGGGATCATCGAGGAACTCGATCTCGCCGCCCACGGGCTGCGCTACATCGACTGCGATCCGTGGGCGTTCGCGCCCGCCCCCGCCGGTTCGGGCCGACCGGGCATCGTGTTCCACCGCAGCCTGGATCGCACGTGCCGGTCCATCGAGGAATCCTGCGGCGCCGCCGACGCGGAAGCGTACCGGCGCTTCGTGCAGACGTGGGGCCCGCGCACCGAGCGCGTCATGCGCGCCTTCTCGGCGCCGCCGACCGGCGGACACCTGCTGCGCTCGTTCTGGGGGCTGGACACGTCGGGCGGGGGCAGCGCGATCTCGCGGGAGTTCCTCACGACCGGCGACGCGCTGCTCGACGAGTACTTCGACAGCGAACCGCTCAAGGCCGCCCTCGCGTGGTTCGGCGCCCAGTCGGGTCCGCCGATGTCCGAGCCGGGTACCGCCCCCATGGTCGGGTTCGCGGCACTGATGCACACGCTTCCGCCGGGTCGCGCGGTCGGCGGCAGCGGCGCGCTCACGGCCGCGCTGGCCTCGCGTCTCGAGTCCGACGGCGGCACTGTCACGCTCGGAGACGGTGTCACCGAGCTCCGCCGCGACGACGACGGGTGGACCGTCGTCACGGAGTCCGGCCGTCGCGTCCGGGCCCGCGCCATCGTCGCCGGCTGTCACGTGCTGACGACGCTCGACCTACTCGAACGCGGCGGATACGACCGGGACACGCTCGCCGGGTGGCGTCGGCGGATCCGTGTCGGCCCGGGCATCGGGATGGTGCTGCGGCTGGGCACCGACGCGTTGCCGTCGTACCCGAGCGCACCCACCGGGGCTACTGCGACGTCGGGGCTGCAACTGCTCGTCTCCGACCGCGCACAACTCCGGGCAGCACACGGCGCCGCGCTCGCCGGGGAGTTGCCGCCGGAACCGGCGGTGCTCGCGATGAGCTTCAGCGGCATCGACCCCACGATCTCCCCCGCCGGCGAGCACCAGGTGACGTTGTGGTCGCAGTGGCACCCGTACGCACTCTCCGGCGGCCGCAGCTGGGCCGATCTCGGCGAGAGCGAGGCCGACCGCATCGTCGCGAACGTCGACGCCCTGGCGCCCGGGTTCGCCGACAGCGTCCGCCACCGATTCGTGCAGACACCAGCCGACATCGAACGCGAGATGGGCCTGATCGGTGGCAACGTGATGCACGTGGAGATGTCGCTGGACCAGATGTTCATGTGGCGGCCGATTCCGGAACTGGGCGCGCACCGCGTCCCGAACGCCGACACCCTGTACCTGACGGGCGCATCGACGCACCCGGGCGGCGGGGTGTCGGGATCGAGCGGGCGGAGCGCGGCCCGGGTCGCGCTCGCGGACGCCCGCGGCGGACGACTACGTCGGGTGCTGCGCAAGACCTTCCGATGA
- the crtI gene encoding phytoene desaturase family protein has product MIDVGVRTVRGVTDRVVVVGAGLAGLSAALYLRGSGRDVTLLERDARPGGRVGTYRGPGYVIDNGATVLTMPELVRGALAAVGADFDTTTPPLRLHRLDPAYHARFADGSAIDVHSDPQRMAAEVARACGPDEARRYLDLRRWLARVFDAEFDTFIDANFDSPLDLFSTRKSATDLARLLAAGGFGRLGRQVGRRITDPRLRRIFTFQALYAGVAPAKALAVYGAIAHMDTSLGVSFPEGGMHAIAESMADAFASAGGHLHFGADVVRVERSGGRARAVHTADGLTFPCDALVLTPDLPIVDDLLRTRRPRRQRISPSAVVLHGTVPRATTARWGAAHHHTIDFGAEWERTFAEIAARPGHGRLMSDPSLLVTRPAVTDPGLEVIRDGVPHEPLSVLAPCPNLDSAPLDWGALTGAYSRELLQTLESRGYHGITSDYVVDHIDTPVTWAARGMAAGSPFAPAHIFRQTGPFRRRNLASPGTNIVLAGSGTTPGVGVPTVLISGKLAAQRICGRSEAGLAG; this is encoded by the coding sequence CTGATCGACGTGGGAGTTCGTACCGTCCGTGGGGTGACCGACCGCGTCGTCGTGGTGGGCGCCGGGCTCGCCGGGCTGTCGGCCGCGCTGTACCTGCGTGGTAGCGGCCGCGACGTCACGCTGCTCGAGCGCGACGCTCGTCCCGGAGGCCGGGTCGGGACGTATCGCGGGCCCGGGTACGTCATCGACAACGGCGCGACCGTCCTGACGATGCCGGAACTGGTGCGCGGCGCGCTCGCCGCGGTCGGTGCCGACTTCGACACGACGACTCCCCCGCTCCGCCTGCACCGTTTGGACCCGGCGTATCACGCGCGGTTCGCCGACGGTTCGGCGATCGACGTGCACTCCGACCCGCAGCGGATGGCCGCCGAGGTGGCGCGCGCCTGCGGGCCGGACGAGGCGCGCCGGTACCTCGACCTGCGCCGCTGGCTGGCCCGGGTGTTCGACGCCGAGTTCGACACGTTCATCGATGCGAACTTCGATTCGCCGCTGGACCTGTTCTCGACCCGGAAGTCGGCGACCGACCTGGCGCGCCTCCTGGCGGCGGGCGGGTTCGGCCGGCTCGGCCGACAGGTGGGCCGCCGGATCACCGATCCGCGGTTGCGCCGGATCTTCACGTTCCAGGCCCTGTACGCGGGCGTGGCCCCGGCGAAGGCGCTCGCGGTGTACGGCGCGATCGCCCACATGGACACCTCGCTCGGCGTCTCGTTCCCCGAGGGCGGCATGCACGCGATCGCCGAGTCGATGGCCGACGCGTTCGCCTCGGCGGGCGGGCACCTGCATTTCGGCGCCGACGTCGTCCGTGTGGAGCGCTCCGGCGGGCGGGCCCGCGCGGTGCACACCGCCGACGGCCTGACATTTCCGTGCGACGCCCTGGTGCTCACCCCGGACCTGCCGATCGTCGACGATCTGCTGCGCACGCGGCGTCCGCGCCGACAGCGCATCTCGCCCTCCGCGGTGGTCCTGCACGGGACGGTCCCGCGAGCGACGACGGCGCGGTGGGGCGCGGCGCATCACCACACGATCGACTTCGGTGCCGAGTGGGAACGCACGTTCGCCGAGATTGCGGCCCGGCCCGGTCACGGTCGCCTGATGAGCGACCCGTCGCTGCTCGTCACGAGGCCCGCGGTCACCGACCCCGGACTCGAGGTCATCCGCGACGGCGTTCCCCACGAACCGCTGTCGGTGCTGGCGCCGTGCCCCAACCTGGACAGCGCCCCGCTCGACTGGGGGGCACTCACGGGCGCGTACAGCCGGGAGCTGCTGCAGACCCTCGAGTCCCGCGGCTACCACGGGATCACCAGCGACTATGTCGTTGATCACATCGATACGCCCGTGACCTGGGCTGCACGCGGCATGGCGGCCGGTAGTCCGTTCGCGCCGGCGCACATCTTCAGGCAGACAGGGCCCTTCCGGCGCCGCAACCTGGCCTCACCCGGAACGAACATCGTTCTGGCCGGATCGGGAACGACCCCCGGCGTCGGGGTGCCGACCGTCCTGATCTCGGGGAAACTGGCTGCGCAGCGCATCTGCGGCCGCTCGGAGGCAGGGCTTGCCGGATAA
- a CDS encoding LppM family (lipo)protein, translating to MFPVQSSTSGPSVRSRSRLRVFVTAALALLLVPLLAGCLRVQVSMGVSADDKVSGQIVAATVPKDENDKGPQLTPPDSLSSRIRVQEYRKDGYVGTQAFFSGLSFGDIQQLGSMYSETGTALQLSLRRAGDLVTLDGRVDLENVPAQGTDVQFTIAFPARVATTNGTREGESTITWKLPAGDVSTLRAEVRYADPATRSFAGWAGMAAGVAVAVAAIVGVMAWATRNRTKPQGPPAKTPVTTSAR from the coding sequence ATGTTCCCCGTGCAGTCGTCCACATCTGGCCCCTCGGTCCGTTCCCGCTCCCGCCTCCGCGTGTTCGTCACCGCAGCTCTCGCGCTGCTCCTCGTTCCGCTGCTCGCCGGGTGCCTCCGAGTCCAGGTGTCGATGGGCGTGTCCGCCGACGACAAGGTCTCCGGTCAGATCGTGGCGGCCACCGTGCCGAAGGACGAGAACGACAAGGGTCCGCAGCTGACCCCACCGGACTCGCTCTCCAGTCGGATCCGGGTGCAGGAGTACCGCAAGGACGGCTACGTCGGCACGCAGGCGTTCTTCAGCGGCCTGTCGTTCGGCGACATCCAGCAGCTCGGTTCGATGTACAGCGAGACGGGCACCGCGCTGCAGTTGTCGCTGCGGCGCGCCGGCGACCTGGTGACGCTGGACGGCCGCGTCGATCTGGAGAACGTCCCCGCGCAGGGCACCGATGTGCAGTTCACGATCGCGTTCCCCGCCCGGGTGGCCACCACCAACGGCACCCGCGAGGGCGAGTCGACCATCACGTGGAAGCTGCCGGCCGGCGACGTCAGCACGTTGCGCGCCGAGGTCCGCTACGCCGATCCCGCCACCCGCAGCTTCGCCGGCTGGGCCGGGATGGCCGCCGGTGTCGCGGTCGCGGTCGCGGCGATCGTCGGCGTGATGGCGTGGGCGACACGCAACCGCACGAAGCCGCAGGGACCTCCCGCCAAGACACCGGTCACGACGTCGGCGCGGTGA
- a CDS encoding carotenoid biosynthesis protein — translation MRTAPPLVRASAIIAATAIAAQIAYPLVDGRSRDLVTVAVVALLAAASIVHAVAVRGGRWASGMVLATAGMGLASEIVGVATGIPYGCYEYASGRLGPAIAHVPLVVPLAWTAGFYPVWCAASLITRSRLPRIALATVGVVGWDLYLDPQMVADGQWRWCVTDAGLAGIEHIPLTNYAGWVVVAAVMTILVDLLDRRVRPAPTSLARDAVPIALFLWTWLGSALAHAVFLDAPELRYSAVYGLVAMGVVGAPLLLRSAGSHSAESDTTPAA, via the coding sequence ATGAGGACCGCGCCCCCGCTCGTGCGAGCGTCCGCGATCATCGCGGCGACGGCGATCGCGGCGCAGATCGCGTATCCCCTCGTCGACGGTCGGTCCCGGGACCTCGTCACCGTCGCGGTGGTCGCGCTGCTGGCCGCCGCGTCGATCGTGCATGCCGTCGCTGTCCGGGGCGGTCGGTGGGCGTCGGGCATGGTGCTGGCCACCGCGGGGATGGGACTGGCCTCGGAGATCGTCGGGGTCGCGACGGGAATCCCGTACGGCTGCTACGAATACGCGTCCGGACGGCTTGGGCCGGCGATCGCGCACGTGCCGCTGGTGGTGCCACTCGCGTGGACGGCCGGCTTCTACCCGGTGTGGTGCGCCGCGTCGCTGATCACCCGCAGCAGATTGCCGCGCATCGCCCTCGCGACCGTCGGCGTCGTCGGCTGGGACCTCTACCTCGATCCCCAGATGGTCGCGGACGGGCAATGGCGGTGGTGCGTCACCGACGCCGGACTGGCCGGGATCGAACACATCCCGTTGACCAACTACGCGGGCTGGGTGGTCGTGGCCGCGGTGATGACGATCCTCGTCGACCTGCTCGACCGTCGCGTTCGTCCCGCGCCGACATCTCTCGCGCGCGACGCCGTGCCGATCGCGCTGTTCCTGTGGACGTGGCTCGGGTCCGCCCTCGCACACGCGGTGTTCCTGGACGCGCCCGAACTGCGGTATTCGGCGGTCTACGGATTGGTGGCGATGGGCGTCGTCGGCGCCCCACTGCTGCTGCGATCGGCGGGCTCGCACAGCGCCGAATCGGACACTACGCCCGCGGCCTGA
- the mraZ gene encoding division/cell wall cluster transcriptional repressor MraZ, protein MFLGTYTPKLDDKGRLTLPAKFRDALAGGLMVTKGQDHSLAVYPREEFTALARRAAAASRSNPQARAFVRGLASGTDEQHPDAQGRITLSADHRRYAGLSKDCVVIGSVDFLEIWDARAWESYLAEHEESYSQARDEALEGIF, encoded by the coding sequence ATGTTTCTCGGTACCTACACGCCGAAGCTCGACGACAAAGGGCGGCTCACGTTGCCCGCGAAGTTCCGGGACGCGTTGGCGGGAGGGTTGATGGTCACGAAAGGGCAGGACCACAGCCTTGCGGTGTATCCCCGTGAGGAGTTCACCGCACTCGCGCGTCGTGCAGCAGCGGCCTCCCGCAGCAACCCGCAGGCACGTGCGTTCGTGCGCGGGTTGGCGTCGGGAACCGACGAGCAGCACCCCGATGCCCAGGGGCGGATCACGCTCTCCGCGGACCATCGCCGCTATGCGGGACTGTCCAAGGACTGCGTCGTGATCGGATCGGTCGACTTCCTCGAGATCTGGGACGCCCGAGCTTGGGAGTCCTACCTCGCGGAGCACGAAGAAAGCTACTCACAAGCCAGAGACGAGGCGCTCGAGGGGATCTTCTAG
- the metF gene encoding methylenetetrahydrofolate reductase [NAD(P)H], translated as MTFDAVRGRNSAGWVTQTPSIVDRIRSSDSGRIPFSVEFSPPRDEAAEARLWRAVRAFERLNPAFVSMTYGAGGSTRDRTVRVTGQIAEETTLLPVAHLTAVGHSVDELRAMCGAYADRGISNILVLRGDPPGDPLGEWVKHPEGVEYAEDLVRLVRDMGDFHVGVASFPEGHYRAPDLEHDTKYLVQKLRAGAEYSITQMFFDVEDYLRLRDRVAAYDPEQGEKPIIPEIMPITSLRSARRSLELSGSRLPTELDERLRRAAGDGPEENRAAVREIGIEIATEMAERLISEGAPCLHFITLNFARATSEVLANLGMSASATV; from the coding sequence GTGACATTCGATGCCGTTCGGGGGCGCAACAGCGCGGGTTGGGTGACCCAGACCCCTTCGATCGTGGACCGTATCCGCTCGTCCGACAGCGGTCGGATCCCCTTCTCGGTCGAGTTCTCGCCGCCCCGCGACGAGGCCGCCGAGGCGCGGCTGTGGCGCGCCGTCCGTGCGTTCGAGCGGCTGAATCCGGCCTTCGTGTCGATGACCTACGGCGCCGGCGGTTCGACGCGCGATCGCACCGTACGCGTCACCGGGCAGATCGCCGAGGAGACCACCCTGCTGCCCGTCGCGCACCTGACGGCGGTCGGGCACAGTGTCGACGAACTGCGCGCGATGTGCGGGGCGTACGCCGACCGGGGGATCAGCAACATCCTGGTGCTGCGCGGCGACCCGCCGGGCGATCCACTCGGCGAGTGGGTCAAGCACCCCGAAGGTGTCGAGTACGCCGAGGACCTCGTCCGGCTCGTGCGGGACATGGGTGACTTCCATGTCGGTGTCGCGTCCTTCCCGGAGGGCCACTACCGGGCGCCGGATCTCGAGCACGACACCAAGTACCTCGTGCAGAAGTTGCGCGCCGGCGCCGAGTACTCGATCACCCAGATGTTCTTCGACGTCGAGGACTACCTGCGGCTGCGCGACCGGGTCGCGGCATACGACCCGGAGCAGGGCGAGAAGCCGATCATCCCGGAGATCATGCCGATCACGTCGCTGCGCTCGGCCCGCCGCAGCCTCGAGCTGTCCGGGTCGCGCCTGCCCACCGAGCTCGACGAGCGGCTGCGCCGCGCCGCCGGTGACGGTCCGGAGGAGAACCGTGCCGCGGTGCGCGAGATCGGCATCGAGATCGCGACCGAGATGGCGGAGCGGCTGATCTCCGAGGGGGCGCCGTGCCTGCACTTCATCACCCTCAACTTCGCCCGCGCCACCAGCGAGGTGCTCGCCAACCTGGGAATGTCGGCGTCGGCCACGGTGTGA
- a CDS encoding polyprenyl synthetase family protein, giving the protein MEAVLSAGAGESTRPTQSTPPLTDLVEESLRGFFASRADTVRAVGGGYADAVAALESFVLRGGKRVRPVFAWTGWLGAGGDPQGPQAPAALQAAAALELVQACALVHDDIIDASTTRRGYPTVHVEFAEQHSAQQWSGGSAEFGRAVAILLGDLALAWADDMVREAGLDHETLTRISPVWSAMRTEVLGGQFLDISNEVRADESVESALRVNRFKTAAYTIERPLHLGATIAGADAALVEAYRTFGTDIGVAFQLRDDLLGVFGDPDVTGKPSGDDLRAGKRTVLFAVALQRADETDPAAAAVLREAIGTDLTDAQVERLRSVITDLGAVEDAERRIAELTDSALAALDGSTATEDGKRRLREMAIAVTRRDA; this is encoded by the coding sequence TTGGAGGCAGTCCTGTCCGCCGGAGCCGGTGAGTCCACTCGCCCGACCCAGTCCACCCCGCCGCTCACCGATCTGGTCGAGGAGTCGCTCCGCGGGTTCTTCGCCTCCCGCGCCGACACGGTCCGGGCCGTCGGCGGCGGCTACGCCGATGCCGTCGCCGCGCTCGAGAGCTTCGTCCTGCGCGGCGGCAAGCGGGTGCGCCCGGTGTTCGCGTGGACCGGCTGGCTCGGTGCCGGCGGCGACCCGCAGGGCCCGCAGGCACCCGCCGCGCTGCAGGCCGCGGCCGCGCTCGAGCTGGTGCAGGCGTGCGCGTTGGTGCACGACGACATCATCGACGCGTCCACGACGCGCCGCGGGTACCCGACCGTGCACGTCGAGTTCGCCGAGCAGCACAGCGCGCAGCAGTGGAGCGGCGGCTCGGCCGAGTTCGGTCGCGCCGTGGCGATCCTGCTGGGCGACCTCGCGCTGGCGTGGGCCGACGACATGGTCCGCGAGGCCGGGCTGGACCACGAGACCCTCACCCGCATCTCCCCGGTGTGGTCGGCGATGCGCACCGAGGTGCTCGGTGGTCAGTTCCTCGACATCAGCAACGAGGTGCGCGCGGACGAGTCCGTGGAGTCCGCGCTGCGCGTCAACCGGTTCAAGACCGCGGCCTACACGATCGAGCGCCCTCTGCACCTCGGCGCGACGATCGCCGGCGCCGACGCCGCCCTCGTCGAGGCGTACCGGACGTTCGGCACCGACATCGGCGTCGCGTTCCAGCTGCGCGACGACCTGCTCGGCGTGTTCGGCGATCCCGACGTGACGGGCAAGCCGTCCGGGGACGACCTGCGGGCCGGCAAGCGCACCGTGCTGTTCGCGGTCGCGCTCCAGCGCGCCGACGAGACGGATCCGGCGGCCGCGGCGGTGCTGCGGGAGGCGATCGGCACCGACCTGACCGACGCGCAGGTCGAACGGCTGCGATCGGTGATCACCGACCTGGGCGCGGTGGAGGACGCCGAGCGCCGCATCGCCGAGCTCACCGACAGTGCGCTCGCGGCGCTCGATGGCAGCACCGCGACCGAGGACGGCAAGCGTCGGCTGCGGGAGATGGCGATCGCGGTCACCCGCCGGGACGCCTGA
- a CDS encoding SAV_6107 family HEPN domain-containing protein, with protein sequence MTLLRRADRLLSEAAGAGESAERFRCAYVAALRGAAAVLAAADGKARAASRRPHSRSAWVLMARAAPEFAAWADYFAEHSALRASIEAGVTRAIADVDADGFYGAAGRFLTEVEDFLAEVGRKDGDRGILAPRSVGDSGHVRGVAGRGAPDRHRFVGNSSME encoded by the coding sequence GTGACATTGCTCCGGCGTGCAGACCGTCTGTTGTCGGAGGCGGCGGGCGCGGGGGAGTCCGCGGAGCGCTTCCGTTGCGCCTATGTCGCGGCCCTCCGGGGCGCCGCGGCTGTCCTCGCCGCGGCGGACGGGAAGGCGCGCGCCGCGTCGCGACGGCCGCACTCCCGAAGTGCGTGGGTGCTCATGGCGCGCGCGGCCCCGGAGTTCGCGGCATGGGCCGACTACTTCGCCGAGCACTCGGCCTTGCGTGCGTCGATCGAGGCCGGCGTCACGCGGGCGATCGCGGACGTCGATGCCGACGGGTTCTACGGAGCGGCGGGGCGGTTCCTCACTGAGGTGGAGGATTTCCTGGCGGAGGTGGGCCGAAAAGACGGTGATCGAGGTATCTTGGCACCGCGTTCGGTGGGTGATTCCGGACACGTTCGTGGAGTGGCGGGTCGCGGCGCCCCAGATCGTCATCGATTCGTCGGCAACTCGTCGATGGAGTAG
- a CDS encoding DUF3040 domain-containing protein — protein MPLSEHEQRMLDQIESALYAEDPKFASTVRGGRMRAPSGKRRLQAVALFVLGLVLLVVGVAVNVRLGEFPIISLIGFVVMFGAGILFLLGGGKSHLAAVPDGDGSPGASGGSHPRKSHGGKKSGGGFSSRMEDRFRRRFDQE, from the coding sequence GTGCCACTCTCCGAGCACGAGCAGCGCATGCTCGACCAGATCGAGAGCGCGCTCTACGCCGAGGATCCCAAGTTCGCGTCCACTGTGAGGGGCGGGCGAATGCGTGCCCCCTCCGGTAAGCGTCGGTTGCAGGCGGTGGCCCTCTTCGTTTTGGGTCTCGTTCTCCTCGTCGTGGGCGTGGCTGTGAATGTGAGGTTGGGCGAATTCCCGATCATCAGTCTGATCGGATTCGTCGTGATGTTCGGTGCCGGAATCCTCTTTCTCCTCGGCGGGGGAAAGAGCCATCTGGCGGCGGTTCCCGACGGGGACGGCTCTCCGGGCGCGTCGGGCGGATCGCATCCGCGTAAGTCCCATGGCGGTAAGAAGTCGGGTGGCGGCTTCTCTTCCCGCATGGAAGATCGATTCCGTCGGAGATTCGATCAGGAGTAG
- a CDS encoding glycosyltransferase — protein MVPPLHRFDPVAGATRVGAGLAIAGAAVAAANAATLPRLHAGPVLEPITEPVTVVVPARNEADRIGALVSDLRGQRGLSTLRVLVLDDDSTDATADVARQAFDGDGRFATIRSTDAPPPGWLGKTAACRRAAEHATRLMDPRRPGVLVFLDADVRLESDALAAAVTELRRSGADLLSPWPRQDAGSTVERLIQPLLCWSWFASLPTAVAARNIRPSMVVACGQFLVFDAAAYYRLGGHAAVADSLTEDLDIARALRRRGERTAVAAAQHLASCRMYTSPTALRAGYTRWLWTAFGSPAGSAAVSGVAALAYLLPPAAAVFGRGRTRTWGAAGYAAAAVSRLTARAVETGARPGVGDVVDALAHPASIVGLIHLTAASHRERHRGRLRWKGRAVT, from the coding sequence GTGGTTCCACCGCTCCACCGCTTCGACCCCGTCGCCGGGGCGACGCGCGTCGGCGCCGGCCTGGCGATCGCCGGCGCGGCAGTCGCCGCCGCGAACGCAGCCACGCTGCCCCGACTGCACGCCGGTCCGGTCCTCGAACCGATCACCGAGCCGGTCACCGTCGTCGTGCCCGCCCGCAACGAGGCAGATCGGATCGGCGCACTCGTCTCGGACCTGCGCGGCCAGCGCGGACTGAGCACCCTGCGGGTCCTCGTCCTCGACGACGACTCCACCGATGCGACCGCGGACGTCGCCCGACAGGCGTTCGACGGCGACGGCCGATTCGCGACGATTCGCAGCACCGACGCACCGCCGCCGGGCTGGCTCGGCAAGACCGCCGCGTGCCGCCGCGCCGCCGAGCACGCGACACGGCTGATGGATCCGCGACGGCCCGGCGTGCTGGTGTTCCTCGACGCCGACGTCCGCTTGGAATCCGATGCTCTCGCGGCCGCGGTCACCGAGTTGCGCCGCAGCGGCGCCGACCTGTTGTCTCCGTGGCCCCGGCAGGACGCCGGTTCCACCGTCGAACGCCTGATCCAGCCGCTGCTGTGCTGGTCGTGGTTCGCGTCGCTGCCCACCGCGGTCGCGGCCCGCAACATCCGCCCGTCGATGGTCGTCGCGTGTGGGCAGTTCCTCGTGTTCGACGCCGCCGCGTACTACCGCCTCGGCGGCCACGCCGCCGTCGCGGACAGTCTCACCGAGGACCTCGACATCGCGCGGGCGCTGCGACGTCGGGGCGAGCGGACCGCCGTGGCCGCCGCCCAGCACCTGGCGTCGTGCCGGATGTACACGAGTCCGACGGCGCTGCGCGCGGGATACACGCGGTGGTTGTGGACGGCGTTCGGATCCCCCGCCGGGTCGGCTGCGGTGTCGGGCGTCGCCGCGCTCGCGTACCTGTTGCCACCGGCGGCCGCGGTGTTCGGGCGCGGACGCACCCGGACGTGGGGCGCGGCGGGGTACGCCGCCGCCGCCGTGTCGAGGTTGACGGCGCGCGCCGTCGAGACGGGCGCCCGCCCGGGCGTCGGGGACGTGGTGGACGCGCTCGCGCACCCGGCGTCGATCGTCGGGCTGATCCACCTGACCGCTGCCTCGCACCGTGAGCGCCACCGCGGACGGCTGCGGTGGAAGGGCCGGGCCGTCACCTGA
- a CDS encoding GNAT family N-acetyltransferase has protein sequence MDSTGSPGESPGTTPGTPVVVDLSVSEMRARLPEALAIYVAAMGYPRGTEYHRAPMWTEHTARPGWRAVGAVQADPTHPDRPAPLVAIAYGYRGSPDQWWQQQVRHGMQATGWSRDQIEYVLGNYFELTELHVHPSAQGHRLGEQLLRRLLEDRPERGVLLSTPEVDQENNRAWRLYRRTGFRDVVRHFTFAGDRRPFAVLGRGLPL, from the coding sequence ATGGACAGCACCGGCAGCCCCGGCGAGAGCCCCGGCACGACTCCCGGCACGCCGGTCGTGGTCGATCTGTCGGTGTCCGAGATGCGCGCTCGACTGCCGGAGGCGCTGGCGATCTACGTGGCCGCGATGGGCTATCCCCGCGGGACCGAGTACCACCGCGCGCCGATGTGGACCGAGCACACGGCACGGCCCGGCTGGCGCGCGGTGGGCGCTGTCCAGGCCGATCCGACGCATCCGGACCGGCCGGCTCCCCTCGTCGCGATCGCGTACGGCTACCGCGGCTCCCCCGACCAGTGGTGGCAGCAGCAGGTACGGCACGGCATGCAGGCGACGGGCTGGAGCCGCGACCAGATCGAGTACGTCCTGGGCAACTACTTCGAGCTGACCGAACTGCACGTCCACCCGAGTGCACAGGGGCACCGGCTCGGCGAACAGCTCCTGCGGCGGCTTCTCGAAGACCGGCCGGAACGGGGCGTGCTCCTGTCCACCCCCGAGGTGGACCAGGAGAACAATCGGGCGTGGCGCCTGTATCGGCGCACCGGTTTCCGGGACGTCGTCCGCCACTTCACCTTCGCGGGCGACCGCCGCCCGTTCGCCGTGCTGGGCCGGGGGTTGCCGCTGTGA